Proteins encoded within one genomic window of Streptomyces taklimakanensis:
- a CDS encoding ABC transporter permease: MSSLSLAVRDSSTMLRRNLLHARRYPSGTLNLLLTPVMLLLLFVYIFGDAMSAGIGGADRSDYVTYIVPGILLMTVGSTTIGAAVYMAMDMTEGIIARFRTMPIHRGSVLVGHVVGSVLQSVMSVVLVGAVGVAIGFRSTDASVLEWLAAFGLVALFSLALTWIAVGMGLSSPNAEAAGNSAMPLILLPLISSAFIPAETMPGWIQPIAEHQPFTPAIETLRGLLLGSEIGHNGWLAVAWCVGLTVLGYFWSKALFNRDPK; the protein is encoded by the coding sequence ATGAGCTCCCTGTCCCTCGCCGTACGCGATTCCTCCACGATGCTGCGCCGCAATCTGCTGCACGCACGGCGTTACCCATCCGGAACCCTGAACCTGCTGCTGACGCCGGTCATGCTGCTGCTGCTCTTCGTCTACATCTTCGGCGACGCGATGAGCGCCGGCATCGGCGGCGCGGATCGCTCCGACTACGTCACCTACATCGTCCCGGGCATTCTGCTGATGACCGTCGGCAGCACCACGATCGGCGCCGCCGTGTACATGGCCATGGATATGACCGAGGGCATCATCGCCCGCTTCCGTACGATGCCGATCCATCGCGGATCGGTGCTCGTCGGGCACGTCGTCGGCAGCGTGCTGCAGTCGGTCATGAGCGTGGTGCTCGTCGGGGCCGTCGGCGTGGCCATCGGCTTCCGCTCCACCGACGCAAGCGTCCTGGAGTGGCTGGCCGCCTTCGGACTGGTCGCGCTGTTCTCCCTGGCCCTGACGTGGATCGCGGTCGGCATGGGCCTGTCCAGTCCGAACGCCGAGGCGGCCGGCAACAGCGCCATGCCGCTGATCCTCCTGCCGTTGATCTCGAGCGCGTTCATCCCCGCCGAGACAATGCCGGGCTGGATCCAGCCGATCGCCGAACACCAGCCCTTCACCCCGGCCATCGAGACTCTGCGCGGCCTGCTGCTCGGCAGCGAGATCGGCCACAACGGCTGGCTGGCCGTCGCCTGGTGCGTGGGCCTCACGGTTCTCGGCTACTTCTGGTCCAAGGCCCTGTTCAACCGCGACCCGAAGTAG
- a CDS encoding ATP-binding cassette domain-containing protein, with product MPSSVMPTSRNGGGGPPAISAVGLRKSYGGKTVLDGIDLRVPAGSVFALLGPNGAGKTTAVKTLSTLIGADGGQAQVAGHDVASAPDRVRAAIGVTGQFSAVDGLITGTENMLLMADLNHLSRREGKRVIAELLERFDLGDAADKPVQSYSGGMKRRLDIAMTLVGSPRIIFLDEPTTGLDPRARHNMWGIVRELVANGVTVFLTTQYLDEAEELADRIAVLDNGKIVAEGSAEELKRMIPGGHIRLRFTDPSAYQSAASALREVQRDDEALALQIPSGGSQRELRSVLDRLDSAGIEADELTVHTPDLDDVFFALTDGNVPTQAQEAAR from the coding sequence ATGCCTTCATCTGTCATGCCCACATCCAGGAATGGTGGCGGTGGTCCGCCCGCCATCTCCGCCGTCGGCCTGCGCAAGTCCTACGGGGGCAAGACCGTCCTCGACGGCATCGACCTGCGCGTCCCGGCCGGGTCGGTCTTCGCGCTGCTCGGCCCGAACGGCGCCGGCAAGACCACCGCCGTAAAGACCCTCTCCACGCTCATCGGTGCCGACGGCGGCCAGGCACAGGTCGCGGGCCACGACGTCGCCTCGGCTCCGGACCGGGTACGGGCCGCAATCGGTGTCACCGGCCAGTTCTCCGCCGTCGACGGCCTGATCACCGGCACGGAGAACATGCTGCTCATGGCCGACCTCAACCACCTCTCCAGGCGCGAGGGCAAGCGGGTCATCGCCGAGTTGCTGGAGCGCTTCGACCTCGGCGACGCCGCCGACAAGCCTGTGCAGAGCTACTCCGGCGGCATGAAGCGGCGCCTGGACATCGCCATGACCCTGGTGGGCAGCCCGCGCATCATCTTCCTGGACGAGCCGACCACCGGCCTCGACCCGCGAGCACGCCACAACATGTGGGGCATCGTCCGCGAGCTGGTTGCCAACGGCGTCACCGTCTTCCTCACCACCCAATATCTGGACGAGGCCGAAGAGCTCGCCGACCGTATCGCCGTCCTCGACAACGGCAAGATCGTCGCCGAGGGCAGCGCCGAGGAGCTGAAACGGATGATCCCCGGCGGGCACATCCGGCTGCGCTTCACCGATCCTTCCGCCTACCAGAGCGCCGCCTCCGCGCTGCGTGAGGTGCAGCGGGATGACGAGGCGCTGGCGCTGCAGATCCCCAGCGGCGGCAGCCAGCGCGAGCTGCGCTCTGTCCTCGACCGGCTGGACTCCGCCGGTATCGAGGCCGACGAGCTGACCGTGCACACCCCTGACCTCGACGACGTCTTTTTCGCCCTCACCGACGGCAACGTCCCAACGCAGGCCCAGGAGGCCGCCCGATGA
- a CDS encoding DUF1048 domain-containing protein produces MSIQDIIEGKKQWRAHMARVKTLPPDYRIVYQEMQRYLFKVGPTDLSDGQLLPGIVDFFEEGAAGGKGVLELIGPDVAAFCDDLIKDSRTYADVYQDSLNGNPGAAEQ; encoded by the coding sequence GTGAGCATCCAAGACATCATCGAGGGCAAGAAGCAGTGGCGGGCGCACATGGCCCGGGTCAAGACGCTCCCGCCGGACTACCGGATCGTCTACCAGGAGATGCAGCGGTACCTGTTCAAGGTCGGACCGACCGACCTGTCCGACGGGCAGCTGCTCCCCGGGATCGTCGACTTCTTCGAGGAGGGCGCGGCCGGAGGCAAGGGAGTCCTGGAGCTCATCGGCCCGGACGTCGCCGCGTTCTGTGACGACCTGATCAAGGACTCACGCACCTACGCGGACGTCTATCAGGACTCCCTCAACGGCAATCCCGGCGCGGCCGAGCAGTAG
- a CDS encoding DUF1048 domain-containing protein, whose amino-acid sequence MSFWETITGSDLTREWKAFEVRAQALPEDYRAAWEQIKAHLFPHGNFTGRNLMPIFDNALGLLEETAADGLSVRDVLGDDIRGFCTALAGGEGARTHRDRWREQLNKNVARKLKRLEG is encoded by the coding sequence ATGAGCTTCTGGGAGACCATCACCGGCAGCGATCTCACGCGGGAATGGAAGGCGTTCGAAGTCCGGGCCCAGGCCCTGCCGGAGGACTACCGAGCGGCGTGGGAACAGATCAAGGCCCACCTCTTCCCCCATGGGAACTTCACCGGCCGCAACCTGATGCCGATCTTCGACAACGCCCTGGGGCTGCTCGAAGAGACCGCGGCGGACGGACTGAGCGTCCGTGACGTGCTCGGCGACGACATCCGAGGATTCTGCACGGCGCTGGCCGGTGGCGAAGGGGCCCGAACCCATCGCGATCGGTGGCGCGAGCAGTTGAACAAGAACGTCGCAAGGAAACTGAAGCGGCTGGAGGGCTGA
- a CDS encoding PadR family transcriptional regulator, whose protein sequence is MDDLTEMLKGTLEGCVLQIIGREETYGYAITRQLNELGFADVVEGTVYTILLRLERNGLVQVTKRPSEAGPPRKFFTLNDAGREELAKFWAKWQFVSSRIDKLKEGGK, encoded by the coding sequence ATGGACGATCTGACGGAGATGTTGAAGGGCACGCTCGAAGGGTGCGTGCTCCAGATCATCGGACGCGAGGAAACCTACGGGTACGCCATCACTCGCCAGCTGAACGAACTCGGCTTCGCCGATGTTGTCGAGGGGACGGTGTACACCATCCTGCTGCGACTGGAGCGGAACGGACTCGTTCAAGTGACGAAGCGACCATCCGAGGCCGGTCCACCGCGCAAGTTCTTCACGCTCAACGACGCCGGACGCGAGGAACTCGCGAAGTTCTGGGCGAAGTGGCAGTTCGTCTCATCACGCATCGACAAGCTCAAGGAGGGCGGGAAATGA
- a CDS encoding recombinase family protein has protein sequence MANLVYRRVSTDQQSIDRRNLVLDEAGIEDPVVFEEQAGTSSRLHPLERPKLGELLTYARPGDTMRISEMFRLVRGTQHILDVLEVLHRNRLALRIHDGAFSAMDLTARHPRTGELLSTVKFMVQTLAAAGELQRDIQRELTYDGLRAAAAKGDKGGRRPAVPADKTDTVRTAYLEGRSIAALARDHSVSRGAKRKARREYENRVNAPGSDI, from the coding sequence ATGGCCAACCTGGTCTACAGACGGGTGTCGACCGACCAGCAGTCGATCGACCGTCGGAATCTCGTCCTGGACGAGGCCGGGATCGAGGACCCGGTCGTCTTTGAGGAACAGGCCGGCACATCCAGCCGCCTCCACCCGTTGGAACGGCCGAAGCTCGGCGAGTTGCTCACGTACGCGCGGCCGGGCGACACCATGCGCATCTCCGAGATGTTCCGCCTCGTGCGCGGCACCCAGCACATCCTCGACGTGCTCGAGGTCCTTCACCGCAACCGTCTCGCGCTGCGCATCCACGACGGCGCGTTCTCCGCGATGGACCTCACCGCCCGCCACCCGCGCACTGGAGAACTGCTGTCCACCGTGAAGTTCATGGTGCAGACCCTCGCCGCCGCCGGCGAACTCCAACGCGACATCCAACGCGAGTTGACGTACGACGGGCTGCGGGCCGCGGCGGCGAAGGGCGACAAGGGCGGGCGTCGCCCCGCAGTCCCCGCCGACAAGACCGACACTGTGCGCACCGCGTACCTGGAAGGCCGGTCCATCGCCGCCCTCGCCCGAGACCACAGCGTCAGCCGCGGCGCCAAGCGCAAAGCCCGCCGCGAGTACGAGAACCGCGTCAACGCCCCTGGCAGCGACATCTGA
- a CDS encoding carboxyl transferase domain-containing protein: MGERLPARAVLDAVADGFAELPDGEAAWDDGATGGPGDGPIGWAGYGAVRAGARERTGERESVVCGTGTVGGVRTVLLVFEFGFLGGSLGQRTGDRIEAAHRYARAERLPVVSLIATGGSRMQEGMRALTQLQRVARQSALTRAAGLPQIAVARDPTTGGGWATLGAGSDVVLALPGAQIAFAGSRVRPPGADPAAYGAEGKLAAGQVDRIVAPGELREVLGSWLALLASPTDGDGPPEPPRALGAVSGPPGTGWEAVERARSPRRPRADAYLDAYFEVREELSGDRCGGTDPGMRCGFGRRDGRTVAYAAQCGTPTLPAGFRAAARLIRMADRLGIPVLTLVDTPGAANDEAAERSGAGAAIADAFAAMAEARVPVTTLVVGEGGSGGALALAAPGNTWVTPDSYFSVIAPESAAAILKRGPERVRETADELRLRPQDLVELGIARGIVPP, translated from the coding sequence GTGGGTGAGCGGCTCCCGGCCCGCGCGGTGCTGGACGCGGTGGCCGACGGCTTCGCCGAGCTTCCCGACGGCGAGGCCGCCTGGGACGACGGGGCGACGGGCGGCCCCGGCGACGGTCCGATCGGTTGGGCCGGTTACGGGGCCGTCAGGGCCGGGGCGCGCGAGCGGACGGGGGAGCGCGAGTCGGTGGTGTGCGGCACCGGCACGGTCGGCGGTGTCCGTACGGTGCTGCTCGTCTTCGAGTTCGGTTTCCTCGGCGGCTCGCTGGGGCAGCGCACCGGGGACCGGATCGAGGCCGCCCACCGGTACGCCCGCGCCGAGCGGTTGCCGGTGGTGTCACTGATCGCGACGGGCGGCAGCCGTATGCAGGAGGGCATGCGCGCGCTGACCCAGCTCCAGCGCGTCGCCCGCCAGTCGGCACTGACCCGTGCGGCGGGGCTGCCGCAGATCGCCGTGGCACGGGACCCCACCACGGGCGGCGGATGGGCGACGCTGGGCGCGGGCTCGGACGTGGTGTTGGCGTTGCCGGGCGCGCAGATCGCCTTCGCCGGCTCGCGGGTCCGCCCCCCGGGGGCCGATCCGGCCGCCTACGGGGCCGAGGGGAAGCTGGCGGCCGGACAGGTGGACCGGATCGTGGCCCCGGGTGAGCTGCGGGAGGTTCTGGGAAGCTGGCTGGCGCTGCTCGCCTCCCCGACGGATGGCGACGGTCCGCCCGAGCCCCCGCGTGCGCTCGGTGCGGTGTCCGGGCCGCCCGGGACGGGCTGGGAGGCGGTGGAGCGGGCCCGTTCGCCGCGCCGCCCCCGTGCCGATGCCTACCTGGACGCGTACTTCGAGGTGCGCGAGGAGCTCTCCGGCGACCGCTGCGGCGGGACGGATCCGGGGATGCGCTGCGGTTTCGGCAGGCGGGACGGTCGTACGGTCGCCTACGCGGCCCAGTGCGGGACGCCGACGCTGCCCGCGGGCTTCCGCGCCGCCGCCCGGCTGATCCGGATGGCCGACCGGCTGGGCATACCGGTGCTGACGTTGGTGGACACCCCGGGCGCGGCCAACGACGAGGCGGCGGAACGGTCCGGTGCGGGCGCGGCCATCGCGGACGCCTTCGCGGCGATGGCCGAGGCCCGGGTGCCGGTGACGACACTGGTCGTCGGGGAGGGCGGCTCGGGGGGCGCGCTGGCGCTGGCGGCGCCCGGCAACACCTGGGTCACGCCGGACTCCTACTTCTCCGTCATCGCCCCGGAGTCGGCCGCCGCCATCCTCAAGCGCGGCCCGGAGCGGGTGCGGGAGACGGCCGACGAGCTGCGGCTGCGCCCGCAGGACCTGGTGGAGTTGGGCATCGCCCGCGGCATCGTGCCACCGTGA
- a CDS encoding AMP-binding protein — protein sequence MPAALFPTLHQSPGKPALRFGDLVIDYGRLAAAAHSLALRIADTGRVAVWATPSPHTCVGVLAALLAGVPAVPVNPRIGAEELAHIVSDSTPERVLAAPGDALPEALDALPRTDVDLEPEGEPHRPDGTTSAPDESAPALIVYTSGTTGPPKGVVLPRRAIAGTLDDLADAWGWTEDDVLVHALPLFHVHGLILGVLGPLRRGGTLRHLGRFSPEGVAGALEEGGTMLFGVPTMYHRLADALDAGEGADGGRLAAALRGARLLVSGSAALPLHDHERITAATGQRVVERYGMTETLMITSVRADGERRAGTVGVPLPSVDVRLVDDDGRRIEGGDGQTVGEVQVRGPHLFVEYLHRPDATAEAFAGGWFRTGDMATRDADGFYRIVGRKATDLIKSGGYKIGAGEIENCLVGHPGVAEAAVVGEPDPDLGERIVAWVVPAGGPERPDERELADHVAQRLAPHKRPRAVRFVDALPRNDMGKVVKRELLRG from the coding sequence GTGCCCGCAGCACTGTTTCCGACCCTCCACCAGTCGCCGGGGAAACCGGCGCTGCGCTTCGGCGACCTGGTGATCGACTACGGCCGGCTGGCCGCTGCCGCGCACTCCCTCGCCCTGCGGATCGCCGACACCGGGCGGGTCGCGGTGTGGGCCACTCCCTCCCCGCACACCTGTGTCGGAGTGCTGGCGGCGCTGCTGGCCGGGGTGCCGGCCGTCCCCGTCAACCCGCGGATCGGAGCGGAGGAGCTGGCGCACATCGTCTCCGACAGCACGCCCGAGCGGGTGCTGGCGGCCCCCGGTGACGCGCTTCCCGAGGCACTGGACGCGCTTCCCCGCACCGATGTGGACCTGGAGCCGGAGGGCGAACCGCACCGGCCCGACGGCACCACGTCCGCGCCCGACGAGAGCGCACCGGCACTGATCGTCTACACCTCCGGCACCACCGGGCCGCCCAAGGGCGTGGTCCTGCCGCGCCGGGCGATCGCGGGCACTTTGGACGACCTGGCCGACGCCTGGGGGTGGACGGAGGACGACGTGCTGGTGCACGCCCTGCCGCTGTTCCACGTACACGGCCTGATCCTGGGCGTACTGGGCCCGCTGCGGCGCGGCGGGACCCTCCGCCACCTGGGCCGTTTCTCCCCCGAGGGCGTCGCCGGGGCACTGGAGGAGGGCGGCACCATGCTCTTCGGGGTGCCCACGATGTACCACCGGCTGGCCGACGCCCTCGACGCCGGGGAGGGAGCGGACGGCGGACGGCTGGCCGCGGCCCTGCGCGGCGCCCGGCTGTTGGTCTCCGGTTCGGCGGCCCTCCCCCTCCACGACCACGAACGGATCACCGCCGCCACCGGGCAGCGCGTCGTCGAGCGCTACGGGATGACCGAAACGCTGATGATCACCAGCGTGCGGGCGGACGGCGAGCGCCGCGCCGGCACGGTGGGTGTCCCCCTGCCCAGCGTGGACGTACGGCTGGTGGACGACGACGGCAGGCGCATCGAGGGCGGCGACGGACAGACCGTCGGTGAGGTCCAGGTGCGCGGGCCCCATCTGTTCGTCGAGTACCTGCACCGTCCCGACGCCACGGCGGAGGCCTTCGCGGGCGGCTGGTTCCGCACGGGCGACATGGCCACCCGGGACGCCGACGGCTTCTACCGGATCGTGGGGCGCAAGGCGACCGACCTGATCAAGAGCGGTGGTTACAAGATCGGTGCCGGGGAGATCGAGAACTGCCTGGTGGGCCACCCGGGAGTCGCCGAGGCCGCCGTCGTCGGCGAGCCCGACCCGGATCTGGGCGAGCGCATCGTGGCCTGGGTCGTACCGGCCGGGGGCCCGGAGCGGCCCGACGAGCGGGAACTGGCCGACCACGTCGCACAGCGGCTCGCCCCGCACAAGCGGCCGCGCGCGGTTCGGTTCGTCGACGCCCTGCCCCGCAACGACATGGGCAAGGTCGTGAAGCGGGAGTTGCTCCGTGGGTGA
- a CDS encoding DUF4239 domain-containing protein — MTEWLFLLLVIAGSCAIVVVATLLRQRRVGEDDDPSETPDVIEYMTMMIGVVYAIVLGLAIAGVWEGRSAAEEWVRQEAQALHEVRERVGAYPEEVRNRVRADVDAYVHHTVTVEWPHMTEHGESTGRGDELFDRLRRDVTSHEPGSVREAQAYQALVDQVAAADEARTAREQGAEPTLPGVVWFGLVAGAVIAVGMVFALQIQRSGRELVLAGLFTALIAFLLFLVWYFDSPFTRGLEDPAEAFTTLFPRATGD, encoded by the coding sequence ATGACCGAATGGCTCTTCCTGCTGCTCGTCATCGCCGGATCCTGTGCGATCGTCGTGGTCGCCACCCTGCTGCGGCAGCGGCGGGTCGGCGAGGACGACGACCCCTCGGAGACTCCCGACGTCATCGAGTACATGACGATGATGATCGGTGTGGTCTACGCCATCGTGCTCGGCCTGGCCATCGCCGGTGTGTGGGAGGGGCGTTCGGCCGCCGAGGAGTGGGTGCGCCAGGAGGCGCAGGCCCTGCACGAGGTGCGCGAACGGGTCGGCGCCTACCCCGAGGAGGTCCGCAACCGGGTGCGCGCCGACGTCGACGCCTACGTCCACCACACGGTGACGGTGGAGTGGCCGCACATGACCGAACACGGTGAGTCGACCGGGCGGGGCGACGAACTCTTCGACCGGCTGAGGCGGGACGTCACGAGTCACGAACCGGGCAGTGTCCGCGAGGCGCAGGCGTACCAGGCGCTGGTGGACCAGGTGGCCGCGGCCGACGAGGCGCGCACCGCCCGCGAACAGGGCGCCGAGCCGACCCTGCCGGGCGTGGTGTGGTTCGGCCTGGTGGCGGGCGCGGTGATCGCCGTCGGCATGGTGTTCGCCCTGCAGATCCAGCGTTCGGGCCGGGAACTGGTGCTGGCCGGGCTGTTCACCGCGTTGATCGCCTTCCTCCTCTTCCTCGTCTGGTACTTCGACTCTCCCTTCACGCGCGGGCTGGAGGACCCGGCCGAGGCGTTCACCACGCTCTTCCCCCGGGCGACGGGCGACTGA
- a CDS encoding ROK family transcriptional regulator — protein sequence MAAPAPTTQQEMRRRNLARVLHAVSDGGPLSRAAVAARIGLTRTSVSTLVDELLGAGLLVELGPGRSGTVGRPGTALALSDRGPCGIGAEIGVDHLAVCAVDLRGEVRARIAVDAANRDSDPRPVLRRLSSLVREIAEVVEGAGLRPAGLAVAVPGLVARGTTTVVQAPNLGWTGLDLAPLLDADTPGLAPGAGFFLDNEANLGALAELWLGGHSPEPEGFVHVSAEIGIGAAIVVDGALLRGTRGFAGELGHVPVRPEGRPCACGGIGCLEQYAGEEAVLRAAGFDPRVTAERHPGPGARIDLLAVRAEGGDRAVLRALAEAGTALGTALTGAVNLLDPRTVVLGGALARLAPWLLPSLEGELGRRLAGPPPVAVSRLGPDGPLLGAAHSVVRAVLDDPLAHRGA from the coding sequence ATGGCAGCACCCGCGCCCACCACCCAGCAGGAGATGCGGCGGCGGAACCTGGCGCGCGTCCTGCACGCGGTGTCCGACGGCGGCCCCCTGTCCCGCGCCGCCGTCGCGGCGCGGATCGGGCTGACCCGCACCTCCGTCTCCACGCTCGTGGACGAGCTCCTGGGCGCCGGACTGCTGGTGGAGCTGGGTCCGGGGCGCTCCGGCACGGTGGGACGACCCGGCACCGCGCTGGCGCTCAGCGATCGCGGCCCCTGTGGGATCGGCGCCGAGATCGGCGTCGACCACCTGGCGGTGTGCGCCGTGGACCTGCGCGGCGAGGTCCGCGCCCGGATCGCGGTGGACGCGGCCAACCGCGACAGCGACCCCCGCCCGGTGCTGCGGCGGCTGTCTTCGCTGGTCCGCGAGATCGCGGAGGTGGTCGAGGGGGCGGGGCTGCGCCCGGCCGGACTCGCCGTGGCCGTGCCGGGCCTGGTGGCCCGAGGCACCACCACCGTCGTCCAGGCGCCCAACCTCGGATGGACGGGCCTCGACCTCGCCCCCCTGCTGGACGCGGACACCCCGGGCCTGGCTCCCGGGGCCGGGTTCTTCCTCGACAACGAGGCCAACCTCGGTGCCCTGGCCGAACTGTGGCTGGGCGGCCACTCGCCCGAACCCGAGGGCTTCGTGCACGTCTCGGCCGAGATCGGCATCGGTGCCGCGATCGTGGTGGACGGCGCGCTGCTGCGCGGCACGCGCGGGTTCGCCGGCGAACTGGGCCACGTCCCGGTGCGGCCGGAGGGCCGCCCGTGCGCCTGTGGGGGCATCGGCTGCCTGGAGCAGTACGCGGGTGAGGAGGCCGTCCTGCGGGCGGCCGGCTTCGACCCGCGCGTCACCGCCGAACGCCACCCCGGACCCGGTGCCCGCATCGACCTGCTCGCCGTCCGAGCGGAGGGCGGCGACCGCGCGGTGCTCAGGGCCCTGGCGGAGGCCGGCACGGCGCTGGGCACCGCGCTGACCGGCGCGGTCAACCTGCTCGACCCGCGCACGGTGGTGCTGGGCGGCGCCCTCGCCCGGTTGGCTCCCTGGCTGCTGCCGTCCCTGGAGGGCGAGCTGGGCCGTCGACTGGCCGGCCCCCCGCCGGTGGCGGTCTCCCGCCTCGGCCCGGACGGCCCGCTGCTGGGCGCGGCCCACTCCGTCGTCCGCGCCGTCCTGGACGATCCGCTGGCCCACCGGGGGGCCTGA
- the xylB gene encoding xylulokinase — MAAPEGPLVVGVDSSTQSTKALVVDAATGQVVARGQAPHTVSSDHESDPEQWWEALCRALEQCGPAVHRAAAISVGGQQHGLVTLDAQGRPVRPALLWNDVRSAPQRDRLVEELGGPKAWAERFGSVPATSFTVTKWQWLRENEPEAAASVRAVRLPHDYLTERLTGQGTTDRGDASGTGWWSTATGEYDPGILERVGLSPDLLPRVLGHGEAAGTVRHLEGLPLPQGALVAAGTGDNMAAALGLGLRPGRPVLSLGTSGTVYAVSTIRPADPTGTVAGFADARTDWLPLACTLNCTLAVDRVATLFGLDREAVEAGGGVTVLPFLDGERTPDLPYASGTLTGLRHDTTPGQILQATYDGAVHSLLAALDLVLDADAEPDAPILLIGGGAKGTAWRETVRRLSGRPVQVPRAQELVALGAAAQAAALLLGEDAAAVARRWSTDDGPAYEAVERDEETLARLDATLSGADTLLRRH, encoded by the coding sequence ATGGCCGCACCCGAAGGTCCGCTCGTTGTCGGTGTGGACAGCTCGACGCAATCCACCAAAGCACTGGTCGTCGACGCCGCCACCGGCCAGGTGGTGGCCCGCGGTCAGGCACCCCACACGGTCTCGTCCGACCACGAGAGCGATCCCGAGCAGTGGTGGGAGGCGCTGTGCCGGGCACTGGAGCAGTGCGGTCCGGCCGTCCACCGGGCCGCGGCGATCTCGGTCGGAGGGCAGCAGCACGGTCTGGTGACCCTGGACGCCCAGGGCCGCCCGGTCCGCCCGGCCCTGCTGTGGAACGACGTGCGCTCCGCGCCGCAGCGCGACCGCCTGGTGGAGGAGCTGGGCGGGCCGAAGGCCTGGGCCGAGCGCTTCGGCAGCGTTCCGGCCACCTCCTTCACCGTGACCAAGTGGCAGTGGCTGCGCGAGAACGAACCCGAGGCCGCGGCGTCCGTCCGCGCGGTGCGGCTGCCGCACGACTACCTCACCGAGCGGTTGACCGGCCAGGGCACCACCGACCGGGGCGACGCCTCGGGCACCGGCTGGTGGTCCACGGCCACCGGGGAGTACGACCCCGGGATCCTGGAGCGGGTCGGCCTCTCCCCCGACCTGCTGCCCCGCGTGCTCGGCCACGGCGAGGCCGCCGGCACCGTGCGGCACCTGGAGGGACTGCCACTGCCCCAGGGGGCGCTGGTGGCCGCCGGCACCGGGGACAACATGGCCGCCGCGCTCGGGCTGGGCCTGCGTCCGGGCCGGCCGGTGCTGAGCCTGGGCACCTCCGGCACGGTCTACGCCGTCTCCACCATCCGTCCGGCCGACCCCACCGGCACCGTCGCCGGTTTCGCCGACGCCCGCACCGACTGGCTGCCGCTGGCCTGCACCCTCAACTGCACCCTGGCCGTGGACCGCGTCGCGACCCTGTTCGGCCTGGACCGTGAGGCCGTCGAGGCGGGCGGAGGCGTCACCGTGCTGCCGTTCCTGGACGGCGAGCGCACCCCCGACCTCCCCTACGCCTCCGGGACCCTGACCGGCCTGCGCCACGACACCACCCCCGGACAGATCCTCCAGGCCACCTACGACGGGGCGGTCCACTCGCTGCTGGCCGCCCTCGACCTGGTCCTGGACGCCGACGCCGAGCCGGACGCCCCGATCCTACTGATCGGCGGGGGCGCCAAGGGCACGGCCTGGCGCGAGACCGTCCGGCGGCTGTCCGGACGCCCGGTGCAGGTGCCCCGGGCCCAGGAGCTGGTCGCGCTCGGCGCCGCGGCGCAGGCCGCCGCCCTGCTGTTGGGCGAGGACGCGGCCGCGGTGGCCCGCCGCTGGTCCACCGACGACGGCCCCGCGTACGAGGCGGTGGAGCGCGACGAGGAGACCCTGGCCCGCCTCGATGCCACCCTGAGCGGCGCGGATACGCTGCTGCGGCGGCACTGA